A stretch of Crossiella cryophila DNA encodes these proteins:
- a CDS encoding Gfo/Idh/MocA family oxidoreductase has product MNQAQPRSARVVVAGTAFGRVYLDAVRAAPESFALAGVLSTGGAYSRALASRHDVPLYTAVDQVPEVDIACVVVRSGLLGGPGSELAQAFLSRGTHVLQEHPVHAGEIADNLRAARRGGAAYAVNTLYPDLAPVRRFLAAVEVLRRSGPLRFVDAACANQVAYPLVEILARIAGSVRPFGFGETSGPDDQPYRALHATVGGLPVTLRVQNQLHPADADNHAHFFHRITVGGDAGVLTLADTHGPVLWQPRLHAGRDDTGRLIMAGPGTDRLAATSTTVLGPEAGSFHQVFAELWPDAVRTALHRLVQDIGEPARRARTGQWALGVATAWSALTARLGVPQPIHPEEPPVLPVGELLAAVAAEDARGTR; this is encoded by the coding sequence TTGAACCAAGCCCAGCCGCGGTCGGCGCGGGTCGTGGTCGCCGGCACCGCCTTCGGGCGGGTCTACCTGGACGCGGTGCGCGCCGCGCCGGAGTCCTTCGCGCTCGCCGGTGTGCTCAGCACCGGCGGCGCGTACTCGCGCGCGCTCGCCAGCCGCCACGACGTGCCGCTCTACACCGCCGTCGACCAGGTGCCCGAGGTGGACATCGCCTGCGTGGTGGTGCGCTCCGGTCTGCTCGGCGGGCCCGGATCCGAACTGGCACAGGCGTTCCTGAGCCGCGGCACGCACGTGCTGCAGGAGCACCCGGTGCACGCCGGGGAGATCGCGGACAACCTGCGCGCGGCCCGGCGCGGTGGCGCGGCCTACGCGGTGAACACGCTCTACCCGGATCTCGCGCCGGTGCGCCGGTTCCTGGCCGCGGTCGAGGTGCTGCGGCGGTCCGGACCGCTGCGGTTCGTCGACGCCGCCTGCGCGAACCAGGTCGCCTACCCCCTGGTCGAGATCCTCGCCCGGATCGCGGGTTCGGTGCGGCCGTTCGGCTTCGGCGAGACCTCCGGCCCGGACGACCAGCCCTACCGCGCCCTGCACGCCACCGTCGGCGGGCTGCCGGTGACGCTGCGGGTGCAGAACCAGCTGCACCCGGCCGACGCGGACAACCACGCGCACTTCTTCCACCGGATCACCGTCGGCGGCGACGCCGGGGTGCTCACCCTGGCCGACACGCACGGACCGGTGCTGTGGCAACCACGTCTGCACGCCGGCCGCGACGACACCGGGCGGCTGATCATGGCCGGGCCCGGCACCGACCGGCTCGCCGCGACCAGCACCACCGTGCTCGGCCCGGAGGCGGGCAGCTTCCACCAGGTCTTCGCCGAGCTGTGGCCGGACGCGGTGCGCACCGCGCTGCACCGGCTGGTCCAGGACATCGGCGAACCCGCCCGCCGCGCCCGCACCGGCCAGTGGGCGCTGGGTGTGGCCACCGCCTGGTCCGCGCTGACCGCCCGGCTCGGCGTGCCGCAACCCATCCACCCCGAGGAACCGCCGGTGCTGCCCGTGGGCGAGCTGCTCGCCGCGGTGGCCGCCGAGGACGCGAGAGGAACCCGATGA
- a CDS encoding glycosyltransferase family 39 protein: MTSRAPVPVDTLAQPHIAPWTRALPALAAALTTLVLGAIGLTAAQLWRDELATWSAARRTVTELFAMTANADAFYLPYYLFLHYWMAIFGDSEVALRLPSLLAAAGTAAVVAALAGRWFGTRAGWCAGLLFALVPMVTRMAQEARPYAFVMLFVALSTYLLLRALDEPSWRRWAGYGLALAAVGLTQLTAFSIVAGHLVLVLAARRWTWRFALAAVLAVLPAAPLAVLSLGGGQGVVGMIPRPGLLDLFGFTSVAPADSMMWPQLFRSAATAWLVLALALASLLLSQRRRAAGMLAVAGVPILALWAASQAGPSFFFARYLVFLLPVLVIAAGVTLAAIRPPAVLALALAATAAITVPDQLAARSPGSHDAAFYPYALFAERPGQYADYRQLADRLRREAREGDVLVYANRPDFWFTDIALDYHWRSADRPRDVFLDRDPLANANLTGTEATAYAARLAGANRVWVIGVGERQDPFAGSPALMAFPARPDKAAAVQGQFVATGVEQLPGFTVALMQRR, encoded by the coding sequence GTGACGTCTCGCGCCCCGGTTCCGGTGGACACCCTTGCCCAGCCGCACATCGCACCCTGGACGCGAGCACTCCCGGCCCTGGCCGCCGCCCTCACCACGCTGGTCCTGGGCGCGATCGGCCTCACCGCGGCGCAGCTGTGGCGGGACGAGCTGGCCACCTGGAGCGCGGCCCGCCGCACGGTGACCGAACTGTTCGCCATGACCGCCAACGCGGACGCCTTCTACCTGCCCTACTACCTGTTCCTGCACTACTGGATGGCGATCTTCGGCGACTCCGAGGTGGCCCTGCGGCTGCCCTCGCTGCTGGCCGCCGCGGGCACGGCCGCGGTGGTGGCCGCCCTGGCCGGACGGTGGTTCGGCACCCGGGCGGGGTGGTGTGCCGGACTGCTGTTCGCGCTGGTGCCGATGGTGACCCGGATGGCCCAGGAGGCCCGGCCCTACGCCTTCGTGATGCTGTTCGTCGCGCTGTCCACCTACCTGCTGCTGCGTGCGCTGGACGAGCCGTCCTGGCGGCGCTGGGCGGGTTACGGCCTGGCGCTGGCCGCGGTCGGGCTCACCCAGCTCACCGCGTTCTCGATCGTGGCCGGGCACCTGGTGCTGGTACTGGCCGCCCGCCGCTGGACCTGGCGGTTCGCCCTGGCCGCGGTGCTCGCGGTACTGCCAGCCGCACCCCTGGCGGTGCTGTCGCTGGGTGGCGGGCAGGGCGTGGTCGGCATGATCCCCCGGCCGGGCCTGCTCGACCTGTTCGGCTTCACCTCGGTGGCGCCCGCGGACAGCATGATGTGGCCGCAGTTGTTCCGCTCCGCCGCCACCGCCTGGCTCGTGCTCGCCCTCGCACTGGCGTCCCTGCTGCTGTCGCAACGCCGCCGGGCGGCCGGGATGCTGGCCGTGGCCGGGGTGCCGATCCTGGCGCTGTGGGCCGCCTCGCAGGCCGGGCCGTCCTTCTTCTTCGCCCGCTACCTGGTCTTCCTGCTGCCGGTGCTGGTGATCGCCGCGGGCGTCACCCTCGCCGCGATCCGGCCACCGGCCGTGCTCGCGCTCGCCCTGGCGGCCACCGCGGCGATCACCGTGCCGGACCAGCTCGCCGCCCGCTCCCCCGGCTCGCACGACGCCGCCTTCTACCCCTACGCCCTGTTCGCCGAACGCCCCGGCCAGTACGCCGACTACCGGCAACTCGCCGACCGCCTGCGCCGGGAGGCCCGCGAGGGCGACGTGCTCGTCTACGCCAACCGGCCGGACTTCTGGTTCACCGACATCGCCCTGGACTACCACTGGCGGAGTGCCGACCGCCCGCGCGATGTCTTCCTGGACCGGGATCCGCTGGCCAACGCCAACCTGACCGGCACCGAGGCCACCGCCTACGCCGCCCGGCTGGCCGGGGCGAACCGGGTCTGGGTGATCGGCGTCGGCGAACGCCAGGACCCGTTCGCGGGCAGCCCGGCGCTGATGGCGTTCCCGGCCCGCCCGGACAAGGCCGCCGCCGTGCAGGGTCAGTTCGTGGCGACCGGGGTGGAGCAGCTGCCCGGGTTCACCGTGGCGCTGATGCAGCGTCGCTGA
- a CDS encoding NPCBM/NEW2 domain-containing protein, which produces MGFNNWNSTHCRAEFNEDMVKGIADIFVSRGLKDVGYQYVNIDDCWAEPQRDAAGNLVPHRTRFPNGIKAVADYVHAKGLKFGIYTSAGTKTCDVQGFPGGIGHEDQDARLFASWGVDYLKYDNCGDHLGQSAQQRYTKMRDALAATGRPILFSLCEWGQSQPWRWAHPVGNSWRTTGDISDNWGSMLGIFKQNVGLAANAQRGGWNDPDMLEVGNGGMTEVEYRSHFSLWAMMNAPLLIGADLRKVGQSTFDILTNREIIALDQDGLGVQATEISADGGRHVLVKPLDNGDVAVALFNETGSTQTISTTASAANLGNANSFRLRDLWTGQQRDTTGVISASVPAHATVVYRVSRQGTFATPPAGVSQLSDLTPSLAANAWGPVEKDRSNGERGAGDGKPLTIGGTRYAKGIGVHARSEVRYHLGGRCTRLSATVGVDDESGDRGSVSMEVWGPGRQLASSGVLRGTDGARTLTADVTGLQYVHLAVLPTEDGVDYDHADWAEATITCT; this is translated from the coding sequence ATGGGGTTCAACAACTGGAACTCCACGCACTGCCGGGCCGAGTTCAACGAGGACATGGTCAAGGGCATCGCCGACATCTTCGTCAGCCGCGGCCTCAAGGACGTGGGCTATCAGTACGTCAACATCGACGACTGCTGGGCCGAGCCGCAACGCGACGCCGCTGGCAACCTGGTGCCGCACCGCACCCGCTTCCCCAACGGCATCAAGGCGGTGGCCGACTACGTGCACGCCAAGGGCCTCAAGTTCGGCATCTACACCAGCGCGGGCACCAAGACCTGTGACGTGCAGGGCTTCCCGGGCGGCATCGGGCACGAGGACCAGGACGCCCGGCTGTTCGCCTCCTGGGGCGTGGACTACCTCAAGTACGACAACTGTGGCGACCACCTCGGTCAGAGCGCGCAGCAGCGCTACACCAAGATGCGCGACGCGCTGGCGGCCACCGGGCGGCCGATCCTGTTCTCGCTGTGCGAGTGGGGGCAGAGCCAGCCGTGGCGGTGGGCGCACCCGGTCGGCAACAGCTGGCGCACCACCGGGGACATCAGCGACAACTGGGGCAGCATGCTCGGCATCTTCAAGCAGAACGTCGGCCTGGCCGCGAACGCACAGCGCGGCGGCTGGAACGACCCGGACATGCTGGAGGTCGGCAACGGCGGCATGACCGAGGTCGAGTACCGCAGCCACTTCTCCTTGTGGGCCATGATGAACGCGCCGCTGCTGATCGGCGCGGACCTGCGCAAGGTCGGCCAGTCCACCTTCGACATCCTGACCAACCGGGAGATCATCGCCCTGGATCAGGACGGTCTTGGCGTGCAGGCCACCGAGATCAGCGCGGACGGCGGTCGGCACGTGCTGGTCAAGCCGCTGGACAACGGCGATGTGGCGGTGGCGCTGTTCAACGAGACCGGCAGCACGCAGACCATCAGCACCACCGCGAGCGCGGCGAACCTGGGCAATGCCAACAGTTTCCGGCTGCGTGACCTGTGGACCGGCCAGCAACGCGACACCACCGGCGTGATCAGCGCGTCGGTCCCGGCCCACGCCACCGTGGTCTACCGGGTCAGCCGCCAGGGCACTTTCGCCACCCCGCCCGCCGGGGTCAGTCAGCTCTCCGACCTGACTCCCTCGCTGGCCGCGAACGCCTGGGGTCCGGTGGAGAAGGACCGCAGCAACGGTGAACGCGGTGCGGGCGACGGGAAACCGCTGACCATCGGCGGCACCCGGTACGCCAAGGGGATTGGCGTGCACGCGCGCAGCGAGGTCCGCTACCACCTGGGCGGGCGCTGCACCCGGCTGAGCGCCACGGTGGGCGTGGACGACGAGTCCGGTGATCGGGGCTCGGTGAGCATGGAGGTATGGGGCCCTGGCAGACAGTTGGCCAGCAGCGGGGTGTTGCGCGGCACCGATGGCGCGCGGACGCTGACCGCTGATGTCACCGGCCTGCAGTACGTGCACCTGGCCGTGCTGCCGACTGAGGACGGCGTGGACTACGACCACGCGGACTGGGCCGAGGCCACCATCACCTGCACCTGA